One stretch of Eupeodes corollae chromosome 2, idEupCoro1.1, whole genome shotgun sequence DNA includes these proteins:
- the LOC129948206 gene encoding arginine-glutamic acid dipeptide repeats protein isoform X3, with the protein MAASTQGEIRVGPGHQVNDVYAKLPDYNPISSFPVDKEIDERELEEPRWSPGIVADGDLIMFVRAARSMAAFQGMCDGGLEDGCLAASRDDTTINALDVLHDSGYDTGTALQALVKCPVSKGIDKKWTEDETKKFIKGLRQFGKNFFRIHKDLLPHKETPELVEFYYLWKKTPGANNNRPHRRRRQSSLRRNRVTRASNAPPTKKEDTPEPQVPIEPIPVAKEENSSLTEDEASECDSDSSLTNKRDESPSRMRTRNKPQQNNNKEQVANGKRPKRGGTETPEVTDTNSPKTPTKTENNNKRKQAKQDTPNKKKRSDTDGDITDDSKEKRKRSDSPVESMNSDSRPDSVLDEGENTNDTPEPPQLAIAPPKEVEEKVVEEKVIVPVAELQVKVEKELEQDEETNQQAPIVVQQPQQQQQQQLPPEKQCSDEIEKMPQPPEDQLNENDVSQEIPVQLPVLPPPEEMVNNGGYVPKEQEMLSKIANMKQETNLSLQPAAIGVPPIQPVLAPVVPPQPPMEFSAKEVYIKKEPLDDSSSMDATCNQNSNEPQDLKVKIEVKSEDAKPNVNISPAGMSVGLPPPSALNPQALVNEMPEHKYDTQQPPPPFDGHIKFSNPGGELKYPGDIEMKYNDQIKYNPAGEVVAKFPHEMKYPPPCEPMKYGQELPGKYELKYGMEHGGLPPKSFNEPIKIPDLKAYQQQQQHQPPPSQQENQQMKYPPLGGVDPNQQQQNPVAMPKPHYQADVHPLSRSPYDSSIMLKYGDPMGTKYGLGPPPGHQQPQDLKYPPPDGALKSAYHGENLIKSSPFGDHQGGVNKYPPSESPIDASSRSTPNQDSQGSNSNSQQSQQFHSPHPSPHMPSAVPAGMHPQNLVSQQHPGMPPNSLHHPTPTHPGMLSSLASQQQQLQHQHQLQQQQLQQQHQQQQQQQQQQQQQQQQQQQQQQQQQQQQQQQQQQQQHQQQQQQQQQQQQQQQQQQSQNSNSSNIPTSSSSSMLIPPSSAPNILMPPSSLQHMQPGGPSHLPPLHRPHQDIPPNLHHPGIPLSLQGHGGHGIPPPPQSHHPSSMQQQSPAGQQQGVRTPSPAQQRPMESQSNSNSQNNSSREQQMQQQPPHRTSPLPGLSNPQGMLGHPMPLHPHMHMQGHPVHHAAHMMGGPGMGGAGGPGAPLSLIGTAMSGLNDSGISRRTPPVGGIPSSVSSAPSVQTTTTVPSSAFSRASPSVQNSSGPSQGPPQMHLNSSSGSSSHRPSSPASSGGSISRQSPLHPVPQSPLGHHPSASALSAAAAAVAERDRHALLRQQSPHMTPPPVSSASALMASPLSKMYGPQGQRGLGTSPPPHLRPGASPPVIRHPQMPLPLPLIGPGAAMPQMGVHPGQAPYPHHLLHPSMFYSHHHNPFNSPYPYHPYGPGFPTAYMKPPPPAGPLDPAAVMAHHQGMPQQSTATRPEENPHSSAMDKQNMQNMQNMQHKIKPPTPKTPQGSNSGNSASSTPTGVGGPGGPVGPGSGGGGGGGGSGGGGGGGPPPQSQYPGSHPAYPPQQHPAFQENSPTLVKPTSHMDALRAHAHSASSSLGSHHSTEPLPIDIEPDPEPEIPSPTHNIPRGPSPEAKPDDTECHRSQSAIFVRHIDRGDYNSCTRTDLIFKPVADSKLARKREERDRKIAEKERERRQQQQQQQQQQQQQAQAAQQAAQQAKLKAELKPPYADTPALRQLSEYARPHVAFSPVEPMVAPYHHAMGPMYSRERELEDLKNAQAAAAASQSRLDPHWMEYYRMRGMHPSQFPLYANPAAISQMERERLGIPPPHHVSMDPNEHMIRLTREYHAHSHTHLHLPSQQQQEAGFQLPPNVGPYPRPNMLMQREPHSDVLLRMSYADQLQAAEFQRQSLHDQYFRQRPR; encoded by the exons ATGGCGGCCTCCACTCAAGGAGAAATACGAGTGGGTCCCGGCCACCAGGTAAACGATGTCTAT GCAAAACTGCCCGATTATAATCCAATTTCAAGTTTTCCCGTTGATAAAGAAATCGATGAGCGTGAATTAGAAGAACCACGATGGAGTCCTGGAATAGTTGCCGATGGAGATTTAATAATGTTTGTACGTGCAGCACGTTCCATGGCAGCATTTCAAG GCATGTGTGATGGAGGTTTAGAAGATGGTTGTTTAGCAGCAAGTCGTGATGATACTACAATTAATGCACTAGACGTT ttaCATGATTCTGGTTATGATACAGGCACTGCCCTGCAAGCTCTAGTTAAGTGTCCAGTTTCCAAAGGAATTGATAAAAAATGGACAGAAGATGAaactaaaaaatttataaaaggtcTAAGACAATTTGGCAAGAATTTCTTTCGCATTCACAAAGATTTATTACCGCACAAAGAAACCCCCGAGCTTGTTGAATTCTACTATTTGTGGAAAAAGACTCCAGGCGCAAATAATAATCGACCACATCGTCGTCGGCGACAATCATCGTTGCGTCGCAATCGCGTAACACGTGCCAGTAACGCACCACCAACGAAAAAAGAGGACACACCCGAACCTCAAGTACCAATTGAACCAATACCCGTAGCTAAAGAAGAAAATAGCTCGTTAACAGAAGACGAAGCTAGTGAATGTGATAGTGATTCGAGCTTAACAAACAAAAGGGATGAATCACCGTCTAGGATGAGGACACGTAATAAaccacaacaaaataataataaggaaCAAGTGGCAAATGGTAAGAGACCGAAACGAGGTGGAACCGAAACGCCAGAAGTTACCGATACAAACAGTCCCAAAACACCTACCAAAACGGAGAACAATAATAAACGTAAGCAGGCGAAACAGGATACGCCTAACAAGAAAAAGAGGTCCGATACGGACGGAGATATCACCGATGATAGCAAGGAGAAGCGCAAGAGATCGGACAGTCCGGTGGAGAGCATGAATTCGGACAGTCGTCCTGATTCGGTGCTGGATGAGGGTGAGAACACTAACGATACACCTGAACCACCGCAATTGGCTATTGCTCCTCCCAAAGAAGTCGAAGAAAAAGTGGTGGAAGAAAAGGTGATCGTCCCAGTTGCAGAGCTCCAGGTTAAGGTGGAGAAAGAGCTGGAACAAGACGAAGAGACCAACCAACAAGCACCGATTGTAGTTCAACAaccgcagcagcagcagcagcaacagctgCCGCCAGAGAAGCAATGCAGtgatgaaatcgaaaaaatgccACAACCGCCAGAAGATCAGTTGAATGAGAATGATGTTTCACAGGAAATCCCTGTTCAGCTTCCTGTTCTTCCACCTCCGGAAGAAATGGTAAACAATGGTGGCTATGTTCCCAAGGAACAGGAAATGCTCTCTAAGATAGCCAACATGAAGCAGGAGACAAACCTATCATTGCAGCCGGCTGCTATCGGTGTTCCACCCATTCAACCGGTATTAGCACCAGTAGTACCACCACAGCCACCAATGGAGTTCTCGGCTAAAGAAGTCTACATTAAGAAAGAACCCCTGGACGACTCCTCTTCAATGGATGCAACTTGTAATCAAAATAGCAATGAACCACAAGACCTGAAGGTAAAAATCGAGGTCAAGAGCGAAGATGCTAAGCCAAATGTAAATATTTCCCCAGCCGGCATGTCAGTTGGACTGCCACCTCCATCGGCGCTCAATCCTCAAGCTTTGGTCAACGAGATGCCGGAGCACAAATACGACACTCAACAGCCACCGCCACCTTTCGATGGTCACATCAAGTTCAGCAATCCCGGCGGCGAATTAAAATATCCTGGAGATATTGAAATGAAGTACAACGATCAAATCAAGTACAACCCAGCGGGCGAGGTTGTTGCGAAATTCCCTCACGAAATGAAGTATCCACCGCCATGCGAGCCCATGAAGTATGGCCAAGAGTTGCCAGGCAAATACGAGCTCAAATACGGTATGGAGCACGGTGGCTTGCCACCAAAGTCATTCAATGAACCCATCAAAATCCCAGATCTCAAGGCAtatcagcagcagcaacagcatcaACCACCGCCATCGCAGCAGGAAAACCAACAAATGAAGTATCCTCCACTAGGCGGTGTTGATCCGAATCAGCAACAGCAGAACCCCGTTGCTATGCCGAAGCCTCACTATCAGGCTGATGTTCATCCGTTGTCCCGATCTCCTTACGATTCGAGTATAATGCTCAAATACGGTGATCCTATGGGTACTAAGTATGGATTGGGCCCACCACCTGGTCACCAACAGCCACAGGATTTGAAGTATCCTCCGCCGGATGGTGCCCTCAAGTCGGCTTACCATGGGGAGAACCTTATTAAGAGCAGTCCGTTCGGTGATCATCAAGGTGGTGTTAATAAATACCCACCTTCGGAAAGCCCCATTGATGCGTCATCACGGTCGACGCCCAATCAGGATAGTCAGGGAAGCAACAGCAACTCCCAGCAGTCACAACAGTTTCATTCACCACATCCCTCACCCCATATGCCTTCAGCTGTGCCCGCGGGCATGCACCCACAGAACTTGGTTTCACAGCAACATCCTGGTATGCCACCGAACTCGCTGCATCATCCGACACCTACACACCCGGGAATGCTTAGTTCGCTCGCTTCGCAACAGCAGCAacttcagcatcagcatcaactccaacaacaacagctgcaacagcaacatcagcagcagcaacagcaacaacagcagcaacaacaacaacagcaacagcagcaacaacagcagcagcaacaacaacagcagcagcaacaacagcaacaacaacaacaacatcaacagcagcagcaacaacagcagcaacagcaacaacaacagcagcagcagcagtcaCAAAACTCAAACTCCTCGAATATACCAACTTCATCGTCTTCGAGTATGCTGATTCCCCCGTCATCGGCTCCAAATATACTCATGCCGCCGAGTTCATTGCAACACATGCAACCTGGTGGCCCAAGCCATTTGCCACCATTGCACAGACCCCATCAAGATATCCCGCCAAATCTTCATCACCCGGGTATTCCTCTCTCATTGCAGGGTCATGGTGGACATGGTATTCCACCGCCTCCCCAAAGTCATCATCCTTCGTCGATGCAACAGCAGTCGCCAGCGGGGCAACAGCAAGGCGTTAGAACGCCCTCGCCCGCTCAACAACGTCCGATGGAGTCACAAAGTAATTCGAACTCTCAGAACAATAGCAGCCGGGAACAGCAAATGCAACAGCAGCCACCTCATCGAACGTCCCCACTTCCGGGTCTATCGAATCCTCAAGGAATGCTCGGCCATCCGATGCCGCTTCACCCTCACATGCACATGCAAGGTCACCCAGTACACCATGCAGCCCATATGATGGGTGGACCTGGAATGGGTGGTGCCGGTGGACCAGGTGCTCCTCTGTCCCTCATCGGAACAGCTATGAGCGGCCTCAACGACTCCGGAATAAGCAGGCGTACACCACCAGTTGGTGGAATTCCCTCTTCGGTGTCATCCGCTCCCTCTGTACAAACCACAACAACGGTGCCATCATCTGCATTTAGCCGCGCAAGTCCTAGCGTTCAAAACAGTTCAGGACCATCTCAAGGCCCTCCGCAAATGCACTTAAACTCTTCGTCTGGTTCTTCCTCCCATCGACCGTCGTCTCCAGCATCGAGTGGTGGCAGCATAAGTCGCCAATCTCCTCTCCACCCAGTGCCACAGAGTCCTCTCGGTCATCACCCGTCAGCATCAGCTCTTTCGGCTGCCGCGGCAGCTGTGGCTGAACGCGATCGTCATGCTTTGTTGCGCCAACAATCACCGCACATGACTCCGCCACCGGTGTCCAGTGCATCGGCGCTGATGGCCAGTCCCCTTAGCAAAATGTATGGTCCTCAAGGTCAACGTGGTCTCGGAACATCACCTCCTCCGCATCTACGTCCTGGTGCATCACCGCCAGTGATACGACACCCGCAGATGCCACTTCCCCTTCCCCTTATCGGGCCTGGAGCGGCAATGCCCCAGATGGGAGTTCATCCAGGTCAGGCGCCATATCCCCACCACCTGCTTCACCCGTCAATGTTCTATTCGCACCATCACAATCCATTCAACTCACCCTACCCTTACCATCCGTATGGTCCTGGTTTCCCAACGGCCTACATGAAGCCTCCTCCGCCAGCGGGACCTCTCGATCCGGCGGCGGTTATGGCCCACCACCAGGGTATGCCGCAGCAATCGACAGCAACCCGTCCCGAAGAGAATCCACACTCATCGGCGATGGATAAACAGAACATGCAAAACATGCAGAATATGCAGCACAAAATCAAACCACCCACACCAAAGACGCCACAGGGTAGCAACAGTGGCAATAGCGCTAGTTCAACTCCAACAGGTGTTGGAGGACCAGGAGGTCCAGTTGGACCAGGATCAGGTGGAGGCGGCGGTGGCGGCGgaagtggtggtggtggtggaggaGGACCGCCACCACAATCTCAGTACCCAGGTTCACATCCCGCTTATCCGCCACAACAGCATCCAGCGTTCCAGGAGAACTCACCAACGCTCGTTAAGCCGACAAGTCACATGGATGCATTGCGTGCACACGCCCACTCGGCGAGTAGTAGTCTCGGTAGTCATCATTCTACAGAACCTT taccaATTGATATTGAACCTGATCCAGAGCCGGAAATTCCAAGTCCTACGCACAATATACCTCGTGGACCAAGTCCCGAGGCTAAACCCGATGACACCGAATGCCATCGATCACAATCTGCAAT ATTTGTACGGCACATTGATAGAGGAGACTATAACTCCTGCACAAGAACTGATTTGATATTCAAACCGGTAGCCGACTCTAAATTGGCACGCAAGAGGGAAGAACGCGATAGAAAGATTGCCGAAAAGGAAAGAGAACGACGACAG caacaacaacagcagcagcaacaacagcaacaacaagccCAGGCTGCCCAACAAGCTGCTCAACAAGCCAAGCTTAAGGCGGAGTTGAAACCTCCTTATGCTGACACACCTGCTCTTCGACAGCTCTCCGAGTACGCAAGGCCACATGTTGCATTCAG CCCTGTTGAACCGATGGTAGCACCATATCATCACGCAATGGGGCCCATGTATAGTAGAGAGAG GGAACTTGAAGATCTGAAAAACGCACAAGCAGCAGCTGCTGCAAGTCAATCAAGATTGGATCCACACTGGATGGAATATTATAGAATGAG AGGAATGCATCCTTCGCAATTCCCCTTATACGCTAATCCCGCTGCAATATCACAAATGGAAAGGGAACGTCTAGGAATTCCACCACCACACCACGTTAGCATGGATCCAAACGAGCATATG ATACGATTGACCCGAGAATATCATGCACATTCTCATACTCATTTACATTTGCCTTCACAGCAACAACAGGAGGCCGGATTTCAACTGCCAC cgAATGTTGGACCATATCCGAGACCAAATATGCTTATGCAGAGGGAGCCCCATTCGGATGTTTTACTTCGGATGTCGTACGCTGATCAGCTTCAg GCGGCTGAATTCCAAAGGCAATCTCTCCATGATCAGTATTTCAg